The sequence AGTCTTCAAGACGCTCTTTTTGACGAGCATCTTCCGGAACAATGACAAATGCGACTGCACCTGGTCCCGTGAATTTCTTCATTTGTTTTTCAAGAGCATCTTCCGATAGATCCTGCCATTTCGCCACGCCATAGTCGCGCAACACATCTAGAAATTTCACATAGGCTTTATCGGCTGCAACTACAAAGCGCCACGGATTTCGGTTGCCATGGTTCGGTGCCCATGTAGCATCCTCCAATATTTCAGCAATATTTTCCGGATCTACCGGCTGACCATTAAAATTCTTTATTGAACGACGCGAAATAATCGCATCCCTAACAGACAAAGCCTGTCCATTCATAAATCATGTCCCCTTTTATGCCATACTACGTTCATTATACCCTAACCGCAGTCAAGTTGACACTTCTTCAGTGTAATATCACTCTACTGACAACTGTCAAAATACATTAAAATTACTTTTCATGGTATAGTAATAGTAATTAAAAAAACATAGATAAGGATTGATTTAGTTTATGAATAAAAAGCCGATTGCGTGGATTGTAGATAGCACCGCCTATGTTTCAGAGGAACTCCAACAGCATCCAGACTTCTTTTCAGTCCCTTTGAATATACATTTCGGTGAAAAACAGTTTGTTGATGGAGTCGACCTAAATCCCGAACAATTATACGCTAAAATAAAAAATGCAGAAGAGTTTCCAAAATCGTCACAGCCTTCCGCTGGGGAGTTTGCAGAACGATTTAAAGTTATCGCGGAGCAGTATGAACAAGCCATCGCGGTTCATGTGTCAGGCAAATTAAGTGGGACGCTCGCCTCTTC comes from Sporosarcina sp. FSL K6-3457 and encodes:
- a CDS encoding nitroreductase family protein; translation: MNGQALSVRDAIISRRSIKNFNGQPVDPENIAEILEDATWAPNHGNRNPWRFVVAADKAYVKFLDVLRDYGVAKWQDLSEDALEKQMKKFTGPGAVAFVIVPEDARQKERLEDYAAASMFIQNVQLLAWDKGIGTCWKTPGFLDNPKFREELGVKPGERIISMLQFGYFDEIPKAGKRKTLEEIVTYYGQDEE